GCCGAAGCCCGTTCCCGGACCGGGGCTGACGCACGTTACGCAGGCGGTTCAAGGATCGCTTTAAGCTCTCCCGCCCATGCGGCGATCTCGTCCCAGTCCCTGAAGTCGGCCGATTCCGAGGCCCCGGAAAGGGAGATTATCTGCCGGTCGGCTTCGGAAAGTTCTTCGAAAACCATTTTTCCTGCAAAGATCCCCACGTCGAGGGGATGCACATACGGGCGGATCGCATGGATTGCGGCAAGGGCTTTCTGGCGGTTATCCTCGGTCGGCTCCCGCATCGAGAATCCGACGGCAAAGATGGCAACCGGCATTTTCCTGAGCGCCTCCTGAAAGAGCTTCACGAAATCCACCGCTTCGACAAGCCATTTTCCCATGTAGATCGGGCTTCCGATCACGATGCCGTCGTACCCGGTGATGTTTTTTATCTCCATAACGCTTTTCAGATCGCTTTCGATACCCTGCTCCTGCAGAACTTCCGCGATCGCCTCGGCAATCTCACGGGTCGAGCCGTACCGGGACGCGTATGCAATAAGAACTTTCTGTACTGCCATTCGGATCACACACCTCTCCGGACCACCATCCGGTTTTCGTCAGATGCATTTTCTCCCGCCACGGCAATATGTCTTCTCCCGAAAAGGAGACGTCCATATCTTTATCTTGGTTTTTGCGGCATAGGAGATGTATGCGAGACATACCAGACACCGCCCGGGTCCTGCGAATGGCCGCCGTCTGCCTGCTGGGCATACTCCTTGCCGCCGCGACACTTCCGGGCGTCTCCTGTGCGAAAACCGTCACCGCCACCATCGGGGATGAGGTGCGCCTCTCCGGTGCGGCTGCGGGGAGCGACACGGTCTACCTCTTTCTCACGGGCCCCAACCTCGCTCCGAACGGAGTGAGGCTCGACAATATCAGGTCGGCGGTCGTCACAGGCAATCCCGGCAGTTTTACGCGCGTAACTGTGATGGGCACCACCTGGAGTTACCGGTGGAATACCCGCACCGGCGGCGGCACTCCTGACGCCGGGACGTACACGGTCTACGCCGTACTCCTCCCGAACGGCAGGCAGGATCTGGCCGGCACCGACTACGAAACGATCTCGGTCGTCCTCGCCGCAGGCGGTATCGAGACGGTGACGACCGGCTCGATTCTCGTCACGTCCATCCCTGCGGGTGCCCGTGTCCTGCTGGACGGAAACGAGCAGGGAACCACTCCCGTCACGATCAGGGCCCTCGACCCCGGAACGTACACCCTCGTCCTGCTGGCAGACAATTTCACCCCGATCGAGGAGACGGTGCAGGTCGAGACCGGCAGGACGACGAACGTCACCCGGACACTGAAGCGGCCCACACCGGTGTCGACGGCCCTCACGACACCCGAACAGCCTGCATCGCCGTCACCGACACAATCCGCGGGCGCGGGATGGGTGGTGGCGGGTGGTCTGCTCGGGGCATGGATCTTCGGGCGCCGGTAACGGAGGTACAGGCAGGTGCCGCGTGACCTTACCCCGGCGGATATCGCCATACTCCGGAAACTGGCCCCTGAACGGGAGGGCATCGGCTGTCCCGGCTCGGGGCACGACTTCCACTCAATCCTCCCTCCGCTCTCGAATCACATCGCCGTGGACAATGAGGACTTCAGGCGGCGTATCGGGCGATTATCCGCAGACGAATGGAAATATCTCACCGATCGTATCCTCTCCGGGGACGAGAGTCTCGGGTGTCTGCCCGAAGAGGACGTGGAAGACGTTGCCGGGTGCATCGCACGCCATGTCTCGGAGGCATCGGCACAGCAGGTCCGAAATATCTATTACCTTTCCGTGTGCGGCGTGCTCTGACGCACGCCTCAAAGCATTGATACGGTCAGGGAGCAAACACACAGATTGATCAACCATGCCAATCGTTACGCTTGAAATCTCCAAAGGACGGACACGCGAACAGAAGAAACAGCTCGTCGAAGGGATTACCGACCTTATCGTGACCACCCTTAATGTCCCCCCCGACTGGGTGACGATACTAATCCATGAAATGGACAGGGATTCCATCGGAAAAGCCGGGAAACTGCTCTCCGAAGATGACTGACAGGACAGACGAGCCGGTGGTGATACAACTCCGCCTTGCGACGTGGGGATCGCGCTTCTGGGCCTGGCTTATCGACATTATCCTTGTCGGGATTATCGCGTCGGTGATGTGGAACCCATAGCCGTCTTCGTCCGGTCAGGCGCATCCCTTCCATTTTCGGGAATAGAGCAGATTGCCACGCACGGCGTCCTGCAGTGGGTCTACTGGACGATCCTTGAAGGGAGGACGGGGCAGTCGGCCGGAAAGATGGTCATGCACATCCGCATGACCGCCGCCGACGGAACCCCGGCCGGATATGCGAACGCAGCCATCGAAAGTTTCGGCAAGGCATTTCTGCTCGTCATCGACTGCCTGATCGGGTGGCTGGCGATGGGAGGCCGGCGGCTGCGGCTCTTCAACCGCATTTCCGGCACTATCGTCATCACCGACGAACTACCCGAAACGCCGGAAGGAGTCGTGTATATAAAAGACGGCGAGGATACCTGAATCCCGTTATTGGAATCCGTTTTCCGGAGTTACGACAGGGTATCCCGCTATTTTCCATCCATTAATGCCGCCTTCCAGGGTATAAATTTTCATAAAGCCCATCTCCTCCATCAGCGACATCGTGGAGGCGCTCCGACTCCCTGTGGTATCATACAGGAGATACTCCCTGTTCCGGTCGAGGGCTGCGAGACGGTCGGTAAAATTGAGATCCCGTGTGTCGAGGTTGACCGATCCCGCAATGAATCCCTGTGCACGCTCATCGGGTTTCCGGACGTCGAGGATGATAAAATCGGCATTGCCTGCATTTTTTTCAATAAGAAAGGCTGCTTCGTGGGGGGATACGTCGCGAACGACGACGGCCGTATCCGTATCGACCGCACCCGGGGGGTGCGCGACACATCCCGCCGCACAAAGACAGGCATACAGGATCAGAACAACCGACCATATTCCGGCCCGATACATCCCTTTCCGAACAGTATAACAGTCATCTGTCGCC
The Methanoculleus sp. SDB DNA segment above includes these coding regions:
- a CDS encoding 4-oxalocrotonate tautomerase gives rise to the protein MPIVTLEISKGRTREQKKQLVEGITDLIVTTLNVPPDWVTILIHEMDRDSIGKAGKLLSEDD